The Pygocentrus nattereri isolate fPygNat1 chromosome 17, fPygNat1.pri, whole genome shotgun sequence genome window below encodes:
- the LOC108442581 gene encoding uncharacterized protein LOC108442581: MPHQLSPVFQTNMNIFSLIVLILPILCYGLNKSDSKYPDLHLRFIDPSQPEILYTVEKTKVWEMSCTSFNQKGDNEPFCNSYEECGFSHHLNSTFTACNINKETSLVECELGDYKCTGMDCGWKENENFKDVRKAKCRAYFYDTDLSFTWTKATDVVLSVQGSTQLFQLHLKLKKESGNHAAEEYGSTASQNKPASCDGICIGLTIGLVISIVLNVVLTIMSYSVYLHK, encoded by the exons ACAAACATGAATATATTCTCCTTGATTGTTCTAATCCTACCAATTCTGTGCTATG GACTTAATAAATCTGATTCAAAGTATCCAGATCTTCATTTAAGATTCATTGATCCTTCCCAGCCTGAAATCCTATACACTGTGGAAAAGACAAAGG TGTGGGAAATGTCTTGCACATCATTCAACCAAAAAGGGGATAATGAGCCATTCTGTAACTCTTATGAAGAATGTGGCTTCAGTCACCATCTAAACTCAACATTTACAGCCTGCAACATAAACAAAG AGACGTCTTTAGTAGAGTGTGAACTAGGAGACTACAAGTGCACAGGCATGGATTGTGGCtggaaagagaatgaaaactttaaagatgtgagaaaagccAAATGTCGAGCGTATTTCTATG ACACAGATCTCAGCTTCACTTGGACAAAAGCTACAGATGTTGTCCTAAGTGTGCAAg GTTCCACACAGCTTTTTCAGCTCCATTTGAAGCTTAAAAAGGAATCGG GTAATCACGCTGCTGAAGAATATGGATCTACTGCTTCACAAAATAAACCAG CCTCCTGTGATGGAATATGTATTGGACTAACCATAG gATTGGTCATAAGCATTGTGTTGAACGTAGTACTG acaATCATGAGTTACAGCGTTTACCTCCACAAGTAG